Part of the Spirochaeta cellobiosiphila DSM 17781 genome, CTCTATACTGTTGCCTCGAATATAGAAGAGGCACAATTGTTTTTTGAAAGTGGGGTTAATCTTGTGCAACTTCGAAACAAAGAGTTATCAGAACAAGAGTTACTAGTTGTAGCTAAACAAGTGGTCGAATTATCCCATAAATACAAAAGCTCTCAGATCATCATTAATGATAACATTGATATAGCCCTAAAATCTAAAGCTTATGGTGTTCATTTAGGTCAAGACGATGGTGATATTCCTTATCTATGCAAATCATACGGTAAGGAATTAGTCATTGGTGTTTCGGTGGATAATGTGGAAGAGGCAAGAGAAGCAGAATCATGGGGTGCCCATTACATTGGTGCTGGAGCTGTTTTTGGATCATTAACAAAACCTGAAGCTCCTCATATCGGATTGGCAACATTAAAAGACATATGTAAATCCGTTCAAGTGCCAGTAAGTGCTATTGGTGG contains:
- the thiE gene encoding thiamine phosphate synthase, translating into MNRQLYTVASNIEEAQLFFESGVNLVQLRNKELSEQELLVVAKQVVELSHKYKSSQIIINDNIDIALKSKAYGVHLGQDDGDIPYLCKSYGKELVIGVSVDNVEEAREAESWGAHYIGAGAVFGSLTKPEAPHIGLATLKDICKSVQVPVSAIGGIKLSLLNKVLEAGAQYICVISDINQSTNRKLQIREYLNQIRKNNESL